The genomic window CGTATTCTTCACCGCCACAAGTTCTTTCTGGATGCCGAGTTTGCGACCAAGTCCGGCGCGAACCGCCGCCTTCGAGGTGAACACCACCGACGACGCGGTGAGCGCACGCCCGAAGGCGCCGAACATGGGGCGGTAATGCACCGGCTGCGGCGTCGGGATCGAGGCGTTGGGATCGCCCATCTGCGCGGCGACGATGGTGCCGCCCTTGATGATGCAATCCGGCTTCACGCCGAAAAAGGCCGGCGACCACAGCACGAGATCGGCCAGCTTGCCCTTCTCGATGGAGCCGATCACGTGCGATACGCCGTGCGCGATGGCGGGATTGATCGTGTATTTGGTAATGTAGCGGCGGGCGCGCATGTTGTCGTTGTCGCCCTTCTCTTCCTTCAGGCGCCCGCGCTGTTTCTTCATCTTGTCGGCGGTCTGCCAGGTGCGAATGATGACCTCGCCGAGCCGCCCCATCGCCTGGCTGTCCGACGACATCATCGAGAGCGCGCCGATGTCATGCAGGATGTCTTCCGCCGCGATCGTCTCCTTGCGGATGCGGCTCTCGGCAAAGGCGAGGTCTTCCGCAATCGAGGGATCGAGATGGTGGCACACCATCAGCATGTCGAGATGCTCGTCGATGGTGTTCTTCGTAAACGGCCGCGTCGGATTGGTGGACGACGGCAGGACGTTCTTCAACCCCGCCACCTTCATGATGTCCGGTGCGTGGCCGCCGCCGGCGCCTTCGGTGTGGAAGGCATGGATGGTGCGGCCCTTGAACGCCTTGATGGTGTCCTCGACAAACCCGCTCTCGTTGAGCGTGTCGGTGTGGATCATCACCTGCACGTCATGATCGTCCGCGACCGACAGGCAATTGTCGATCGCGGCCGGCGTCGTGCCCCAGTCCTCGTGCAGCTTGAGCGCGCAGGCGCCGCCCTTGACCATTTCCTCCAGCGCGGCGGGACGCGACGCATTGCCCTTGCCAGCGAAACCGAGATTGACCGGAAACGCGTCCGCCGCCTGGATCATGCGCGCGATGTGCCATGGCCCCGGCGTGCAGGTCGTGGCGAAGGTGCCGTGCGCGGGGCCGGTGCCGCCGCCGAGCAGCGAGGTGACGCCCGACATCAGCGCCTCATCCACCTGCTGCGGGCAGATGAAATGAATGTGCGTGTCGAAGCCGCCGGCGGTGAGGATCTTGCCCTCGCCTGCGATCACTTCGGTCCCCGGCCCGATGACGATGGTGACGCCCGGCTGGATGTCTGGATTGCCGGCCTTGCCAATGGCATGGACTTTTCCGTCCTTCAGGCCGACATCGGCCTTCACGATTCCCCAGTGATCGAGAATGAGCGCATTGGTGATGACGGTGTCGACCGCGCCCTGCTTGTTGGTCATCTGGGACTGACCCATGCCATCGCGGATCACCTTGCCGCCGCCGAACTTCACCTCGTCGCCATAGATGGTGAAATCCTTCTCCACCTCGATGATGATGTCGGTGTCGGCGAGCCGCACCTTGTCGCCCGTGGTGGGGCCGAACATGTCAGCATAGACGGAGCGTTTG from Pseudorhodoplanes sp. includes these protein-coding regions:
- the ureC gene encoding urease subunit alpha, producing the protein MSAKIKRSVYADMFGPTTGDKVRLADTDIIIEVEKDFTIYGDEVKFGGGKVIRDGMGQSQMTNKQGAVDTVITNALILDHWGIVKADVGLKDGKVHAIGKAGNPDIQPGVTIVIGPGTEVIAGEGKILTAGGFDTHIHFICPQQVDEALMSGVTSLLGGGTGPAHGTFATTCTPGPWHIARMIQAADAFPVNLGFAGKGNASRPAALEEMVKGGACALKLHEDWGTTPAAIDNCLSVADDHDVQVMIHTDTLNESGFVEDTIKAFKGRTIHAFHTEGAGGGHAPDIMKVAGLKNVLPSSTNPTRPFTKNTIDEHLDMLMVCHHLDPSIAEDLAFAESRIRKETIAAEDILHDIGALSMMSSDSQAMGRLGEVIIRTWQTADKMKKQRGRLKEEKGDNDNMRARRYITKYTINPAIAHGVSHVIGSIEKGKLADLVLWSPAFFGVKPDCIIKGGTIVAAQMGDPNASIPTPQPVHYRPMFGAFGRALTASSVVFTSKAAVRAGLGRKLGIQKELVAVKNTRGGISKKSMIHNGATPKLEIDAETYEVRADGELLTCAPAEVLPMAQRYFLF